Proteins from one Malaya genurostris strain Urasoe2022 chromosome 2, Malgen_1.1, whole genome shotgun sequence genomic window:
- the LOC131429992 gene encoding NADH dehydrogenase [ubiquinone] 1 alpha subcomplex subunit 12-like, whose protein sequence is MMAAVARFIGLDKLRTALRDYRNSGGFRASLYKLYRMSTLKTGRLVGEDKYGNKYFEDSSQFFGRNRWVEYAAYRGESYDASQVPAEWFGWLHNRTDLLPMRDPSRPQYPWMLDHSENLSGTKSAYMPYSTTKEKIEAWDPKASRGGKECTSSN, encoded by the coding sequence ATGATGGCAGCGGTGGCGCGTTTCATTGGACTGGATAAATTGCGAACCGCTCTTCGTGACTATCGAAACTCTGGTGGATTCCGAGCCAGTCTCTATAAACTGTACCGGATGAGTACACTTAAAACCGGTCGACTGGTGGGTGAGGACAAATATGGCAATAAGTACTTCGAAGATTCGAGTCAATTCTTCGGCCGTAACCGATGGGTAGAGTATGCGGCGTATCGTGGCGAATCCTATGATGCCTCCCAAGTTCCCGCCGAATGGTTCGGCTGGTTGCACAACCGTACCGATCTACTTCCGATGCGAGATCCGTCCCGTCCCCAGTATCCGTGGATGTTAGATCATAGTGAAAATTTATCCGGAACGAAAAGTGCTTACATGCCATATTCTACTACCAAGGAGAAGATCGAGGCTTGGGATCCGAAGGCGTCTCGGGGCGGAAAAGAATGTACTAGTTCCAACTGA